A single window of Micrococcaceae bacterium Sec5.1 DNA harbors:
- a CDS encoding GntR family transcriptional regulator — protein MPEAASIAGEIDRTSSTPIYIQLREILRSFIAQSCPPGSSLPSERDLSLRFGLARMTVRQAIDALVGEEVIERVVGLGTFVKKPKLDLQVKLTSYSEEMQRRGMVPAAKVLSFEQIAASAFLARELQLEEGTPLVRFRRLLLADNEPMSVDENFIPAHRVPGLLDEAPPTSLYNVLSERFGLVMEWGEDMIEATAASPSTARLLNVDVGSPLLKIQRHAFVARAMVDYSVSYYRADRYKLWVPLQRPGVRPTRNYSSGYRTQ, from the coding sequence ATGCCTGAAGCCGCGAGTATCGCCGGTGAAATTGACCGGACCAGCAGCACTCCCATTTACATCCAACTCCGTGAGATATTGAGGAGTTTCATAGCCCAGTCATGCCCTCCTGGTTCGTCGCTGCCGTCCGAAAGGGACCTCTCGCTAAGGTTTGGCCTTGCAAGGATGACGGTACGGCAGGCCATTGATGCGCTGGTGGGCGAAGAAGTCATTGAGCGTGTGGTGGGACTAGGCACGTTCGTGAAGAAGCCCAAACTTGATCTTCAAGTGAAGCTGACCTCCTATAGCGAGGAGATGCAACGACGCGGGATGGTGCCGGCTGCCAAGGTGTTGAGTTTCGAACAGATTGCTGCCAGTGCCTTTCTGGCGCGGGAGCTACAGCTCGAGGAAGGCACGCCGTTGGTCCGTTTCAGGCGGTTGCTGTTGGCCGACAACGAACCTATGAGCGTCGACGAGAATTTCATTCCGGCGCACCGTGTCCCCGGACTATTGGATGAGGCGCCGCCCACGTCGCTCTACAACGTCCTCAGCGAACGCTTCGGCCTGGTCATGGAATGGGGAGAGGACATGATCGAGGCAACCGCTGCATCCCCCTCCACGGCAAGGCTGTTGAACGTGGATGTGGGCTCGCCGCTGCTGAAGATCCAACGTCATGCCTTCGTGGCCCGCGCAATGGTGGACTACTCTGTTTCGTACTATCGGGCAGATCGCTACAAGCTCTGGGTTCCTCTGCAGCGACCAGGCGTGCGGCCCACACGCAACTATTCCTCTGGTTATCGAACTCAATAG
- a CDS encoding cytochrome c oxidase subunit 4 has translation MKIESWLFGAGAFFFIPVAIAYGFLTEWHEWVGVLGILLVGGLVGMIGAYLGFTGKRIGMRPEDRPDAEIHEGAGEQGHFSPWSWWPLVLGIACASGFLGLAVGFWITFIAGGIAVVALVGWVFEYSRGDHAH, from the coding sequence GTGAAAATTGAATCGTGGCTCTTTGGAGCAGGAGCATTCTTCTTCATCCCGGTCGCCATCGCCTACGGCTTCCTGACGGAATGGCATGAGTGGGTCGGCGTTCTGGGCATTCTCCTGGTTGGCGGTCTCGTAGGCATGATCGGCGCTTACCTGGGCTTTACTGGCAAGCGAATTGGCATGCGTCCAGAAGACCGCCCTGATGCTGAAATTCACGAGGGCGCGGGTGAACAGGGGCACTTCAGCCCTTGGAGCTGGTGGCCGCTGGTTCTCGGCATTGCATGCGCAAGCGGCTTCCTGGGCCTTGCGGTGGGTTTCTGGATCACCTTCATCGCGGGTGGCATTGCCGTTGTGGCACTGGTCGGCTGGGTCTTCGAATACAGCCGTGGCGACCACGCGCACTAG
- the coxB gene encoding cytochrome c oxidase subunit II — protein sequence MSSQNRTGSRRIKITSITGLALAGALVLTGCSPEVEKGWLPTERGTTNHTDRIMDLWVNSWIAALAVGIITWGLLVWCIIAYRRRKGTIGFPKQLSYNLPLEVFYLTIPLFMVLVFFYFTDQDQRAIDDRSQPADVVIDVRGKQWAWDFNYKKGQVINEDLHEAGVQAHLTGNEVNKDLLPTLYLPVGKSVDLELNSRDVIHSFWVPAFLQKRDMIPGKTNYIRFTPTKEGTFDGKCAELCGEYHSEMLFRVKVVSESEFQDHMDKLRQDGNTGLLGAEYDRNPDLIETK from the coding sequence GTGAGTTCGCAGAACCGAACCGGCAGCCGACGCATAAAGATCACCTCGATCACTGGCTTGGCACTAGCCGGCGCGTTGGTTTTGACCGGATGTTCACCAGAGGTAGAGAAGGGTTGGCTGCCAACTGAGCGCGGCACGACCAACCACACTGACCGGATCATGGACCTCTGGGTCAACTCATGGATCGCCGCCTTGGCAGTCGGTATCATCACGTGGGGCCTTCTGGTCTGGTGCATCATCGCTTACCGGCGCCGCAAGGGCACCATTGGATTCCCGAAGCAGCTCAGCTACAACCTGCCGCTTGAGGTCTTCTACTTGACCATTCCGCTGTTCATGGTGCTGGTGTTCTTCTACTTCACCGACCAGGACCAGCGCGCGATCGATGACCGCTCACAGCCGGCAGACGTCGTCATTGACGTGCGCGGCAAGCAGTGGGCTTGGGACTTCAACTACAAAAAGGGCCAGGTCATCAACGAAGACCTCCACGAGGCCGGCGTTCAGGCTCACCTGACCGGCAACGAGGTCAACAAGGACCTGCTTCCCACGCTGTACTTGCCTGTTGGCAAGTCGGTTGACCTGGAGCTGAACTCCCGCGATGTCATCCACTCTTTCTGGGTTCCGGCCTTCCTGCAGAAGCGGGACATGATCCCCGGCAAGACCAACTACATCAGGTTCACTCCCACCAAGGAGGGCACTTTCGATGGCAAGTGCGCCGAACTCTGCGGTGAATACCACTCCGAAATGCTGTTCCGCGTCAAGGTTGTCTCCGAGTCTGAATTCCAGGACCACATGGACAAGCTTCGCCAGGACGGCAACACGGGCCTGCTCGGTGCGGAATACGACCGCAACCCGGACCTGATCGAAACCAAGTAA
- a CDS encoding VOC family protein produces the protein MRFVQVAQHAEDLKRAAAFYAALLGAEPKALFDPPGLLFFDVGGVRLLLEKGAPSSLLYFEVGDLHGTVAALRSKGVKIISEPHMIFTHEDDLLGPADSEEWMAFIEDSEANTVGLVSRIRTSGD, from the coding sequence ATGCGATTCGTTCAAGTGGCCCAGCATGCCGAAGACCTGAAGAGGGCTGCGGCCTTTTACGCTGCATTGCTGGGCGCCGAGCCCAAAGCCTTGTTTGACCCTCCTGGGCTCCTCTTCTTTGACGTGGGCGGCGTGCGGCTTCTCCTGGAGAAAGGGGCGCCGTCGTCCCTGCTCTATTTCGAGGTTGGAGACCTTCACGGCACAGTGGCGGCATTGAGGAGCAAAGGCGTCAAGATCATTTCGGAGCCTCACATGATCTTCACCCATGAGGATGACCTCCTCGGACCGGCAGATTCCGAGGAATGGATGGCGTTCATTGAGGACAGCGAGGCAAATACGGTAGGCCTGGTCAGCCGGATCAGGACGTCCGGCGACTAA
- a CDS encoding Rieske 2Fe-2S domain-containing protein, which produces MGNHSDGSPNHSGTVATAGQNEVEKFQDPGLPPHRLRLADTDPVAAKRAERQVAILFGTSVIGTLIFLVAYFAIDLGDDSTIANIRTQNLLLGLGTAFAMLGIGTGIVHWAKALMPDHEVSEERHAIRHEEDRQAAVRIVDDIVEETGIKRRPLIRNTLLGAVALAPLPALAIFGDLGPRPDDKLAHTMWAPEGGKLKRLTRDPDGTPIKASDVTIGSAFHVIPEGLNELHEGKLNAKAKAVVLLMRLDPNSLNPSEGRENWSYNGIVAYSKICTHVGCPVALYEQQTHHLLCPCHQSTFDLTQECKVIFGPASRPLPQLPIAVDAEGYLVATSDFKEPVGPSYWERDEHERLINS; this is translated from the coding sequence ATGGGCAACCATAGTGACGGCAGTCCGAACCACTCGGGCACCGTAGCTACGGCTGGTCAGAATGAAGTGGAGAAGTTCCAGGATCCTGGACTTCCTCCGCATCGTTTGCGCCTGGCTGACACGGACCCGGTAGCCGCAAAGCGAGCCGAGCGTCAGGTAGCCATTTTGTTTGGCACCTCTGTCATCGGCACGCTGATCTTCCTGGTGGCGTACTTCGCCATCGATTTGGGCGACGATTCGACGATTGCAAACATCCGTACCCAGAACCTGCTCCTGGGCCTGGGTACGGCGTTCGCAATGCTTGGCATCGGCACCGGCATCGTGCACTGGGCCAAGGCCTTGATGCCGGATCACGAGGTGTCGGAAGAGCGCCACGCTATCCGTCACGAGGAAGATCGCCAGGCTGCGGTGCGCATCGTCGACGACATCGTCGAGGAAACCGGCATTAAGCGTCGCCCACTGATCCGCAACACCCTTCTTGGCGCCGTTGCCCTTGCCCCGCTTCCTGCTCTCGCCATTTTCGGCGATCTGGGACCGCGTCCTGATGACAAGCTCGCACACACCATGTGGGCTCCTGAAGGTGGCAAGCTCAAACGACTGACGCGCGATCCCGATGGCACTCCCATCAAGGCTTCGGATGTCACCATCGGTTCTGCATTCCACGTTATTCCCGAAGGCCTCAACGAACTTCACGAGGGCAAGCTGAACGCAAAGGCCAAGGCCGTAGTTCTGCTGATGCGCCTGGATCCGAACTCGCTGAACCCCTCTGAGGGCCGCGAGAACTGGAGCTACAACGGCATTGTTGCCTACTCCAAGATCTGCACACACGTTGGTTGCCCGGTTGCTCTTTACGAGCAGCAGACACACCACCTTCTGTGCCCGTGCCACCAGTCCACGTTCGACCTCACGCAGGAATGCAAGGTCATCTTTGGACCGGCCAGCCGTCCGCTCCCCCAACTGCCCATCGCAGTTGACGCAGAAGGCTACCTCGTCGCCACCAGCGACTTCAAAGAACCTGTAGGACCGAGTTACTGGGAGCGTGACGAGCATGAGCGCCTCATCAACAGCTGA
- a CDS encoding c-type cytochrome: MKALSQKRRHPLAAIALLLMGLLLTGGLYAVATSVNQAKADTTSYSASDVEQGGKLFAANCATCHGMGASGTKDGPSLVGVGAAAVDFQVGTGRMPMQMNGPQAQKKPVQFNEEQTSQLAAYVASLGAGPAIPEEHLLDEKGDAAKGGELFRVNCAMCHNAAAAGGALTRGKFAPALADVTGKHIYEAMATGPQNMPVFNDSNVSPEGKRDIITFLKTIEANGSPGGADLGALGPVSEGLFVWIAGLGVIIAFTIWLTSRTS; encoded by the coding sequence GTGAAGGCACTCTCGCAGAAGCGACGTCACCCACTGGCAGCCATAGCGCTGCTGCTGATGGGCCTCCTCCTCACTGGTGGGCTGTACGCCGTTGCCACATCTGTCAACCAGGCCAAGGCCGACACCACCAGCTACAGCGCAAGTGACGTAGAGCAAGGCGGCAAGTTGTTTGCTGCCAACTGCGCCACCTGCCACGGCATGGGTGCAAGCGGTACCAAGGACGGCCCCTCGCTGGTCGGCGTGGGCGCCGCAGCAGTTGACTTCCAGGTTGGCACCGGCCGCATGCCCATGCAGATGAATGGCCCACAGGCCCAGAAGAAGCCCGTCCAGTTCAACGAGGAGCAGACCAGCCAACTGGCGGCTTACGTTGCATCATTGGGCGCAGGCCCTGCGATTCCGGAAGAGCACCTCCTTGACGAAAAGGGAGACGCAGCCAAAGGTGGCGAGCTCTTCCGCGTCAACTGCGCCATGTGCCACAACGCTGCAGCAGCCGGCGGCGCCCTGACGCGCGGCAAGTTCGCTCCCGCGCTGGCAGATGTCACTGGAAAGCACATTTACGAAGCCATGGCCACAGGCCCTCAGAACATGCCTGTGTTCAACGATTCGAACGTCTCACCCGAAGGTAAGCGCGACATCATCACCTTCCTCAAGACCATCGAAGCCAACGGCTCACCGGGCGGTGCCGATCTCGGCGCCCTAGGCCCGGTGTCTGAAGGTCTCTTCGTCTGGATTGCCGGCTTGGGCGTCATCATCGCCTTCACCATCTGGCTGACGTCACGCACGTCCTAG
- a CDS encoding heme-copper oxidase subunit III, whose translation MGTLDFYRHNVLVTSATHAPSTPAHPTLNRPNLVSVGTVVWLSSELMFFAGLFAMYFTLRSTSGLMWAEETTKLNFPFALVNTIVLVASSFTCQMGVFAAERLEPRRTGGPLQFTRWGMSEWFVLTFIMGSFFVAGQTTEYAMLVSEHVSLSSNAYGSAFYMTTGFHGLHVIGGLIAFLFIIGRAFAAKKFGHFEATSAIVTSYYWHFVDVVWIGLFLVIYVLK comes from the coding sequence TTGGGAACTCTGGACTTTTACAGACATAATGTCCTTGTGACATCTGCGACCCATGCCCCCAGTACCCCGGCGCACCCGACGCTGAACCGCCCCAATCTGGTTTCTGTTGGAACCGTTGTTTGGCTGTCCAGTGAGTTGATGTTCTTCGCCGGTCTCTTTGCCATGTACTTCACCCTGCGGTCCACATCAGGATTGATGTGGGCCGAGGAGACGACCAAGCTCAACTTCCCGTTTGCGCTCGTCAACACCATCGTCCTTGTGGCCAGTTCCTTCACGTGCCAGATGGGCGTTTTCGCCGCTGAGCGCCTTGAACCGCGCCGCACCGGCGGACCCCTGCAGTTCACCCGCTGGGGCATGAGCGAATGGTTCGTTCTCACCTTCATCATGGGTTCCTTCTTCGTAGCCGGACAGACCACGGAATACGCCATGCTCGTCTCCGAGCACGTTTCCCTGTCATCCAACGCCTACGGTTCCGCCTTCTACATGACCACAGGCTTCCACGGCCTTCACGTCATCGGCGGTTTGATCGCGTTCCTGTTCATCATTGGCCGTGCGTTTGCAGCCAAGAAGTTTGGGCACTTTGAAGCCACATCCGCGATCGTCACCTCGTACTACTGGCACTTCGTGGACGTTGTCTGGATTGGCCTCTTCCTGGTCATCTACGTCCTGAAGTAG
- a CDS encoding HPr family phosphocarrier protein translates to MLEQKSFVAAEIGLHARAAAIFVRAVTETGLPVTIRKPDGPPVDARSLLEVMTEDFGHGCEVLLEVALDGLQDGQSVSAANSALRGLSAVLEGTHAR, encoded by the coding sequence TTGCTGGAGCAGAAATCCTTCGTCGCAGCAGAGATTGGCTTGCATGCGCGAGCAGCAGCCATATTTGTCCGCGCAGTAACTGAGACAGGCCTGCCAGTGACGATAAGGAAGCCTGACGGACCGCCAGTAGACGCACGCTCCCTCCTGGAAGTCATGACAGAAGACTTTGGCCATGGCTGCGAGGTGCTCCTTGAAGTCGCGCTGGACGGCCTCCAGGACGGCCAAAGTGTCTCCGCCGCCAACAGTGCCCTTCGTGGGCTCTCTGCTGTGCTGGAGGGCACTCACGCCCGCTGA
- the ctaD gene encoding cytochrome c oxidase subunit I, producing MATYTQSAGTLEAPVVPKSKGRIVVNWITSTDHKTIGYMYLIASFVFFCLGGVMALLIRAELFEPGMQILQTKEQYNQMFTMHGTVMLLMFATPLFAGFTNVIMPLQIGAPDVAFPRLNALAFWFFLFGSTIAVSGFITPQGAASFGWFAYAPLSNTTFTPGVGGDLWVFGLALSGFGTILGAVNFITTIICMRAPGMTMWRMPIFTWNALVTSILVLMAFPPLAAALFALGADRKFGAHIFDPENGGAVLWQHLFWFFGHPEVYIIALPFFGIVSEIFPVFSRKPIFGYKGLVYATIAIAALSVTVWAHHMYVTGSVLLPFFAFMTMLIAVPTGVKFFNWIGTLWQGSITFETPMLWSIGFLVTFLFGGLTGIILASPPLDFHVSDSYFVVAHFHYVVFGTVVFAMFAGFYFWWPKWTGKMLNERLGKIHFWLLFLGFHGTFLIQHWLGVEGMPRRYADYMPQDNFTWMNQFSTISSFVLGASLLPFFWNVYITWRSNKKVEVDDPWGFGASLEWATSCPPPRHNFTSLPRIRSERPALDLHHPELAQVHTAQSPDPAAVLLGNADQKDVRK from the coding sequence GTGGCTACTTACACTCAATCCGCCGGGACCCTAGAGGCTCCCGTAGTTCCTAAATCCAAGGGACGCATAGTCGTCAACTGGATCACCTCCACGGACCACAAGACCATCGGGTACATGTACCTCATTGCGTCCTTCGTGTTCTTCTGCCTCGGCGGCGTCATGGCGCTGCTGATCCGTGCTGAACTGTTCGAACCCGGTATGCAGATCCTGCAGACCAAGGAACAGTACAACCAGATGTTCACGATGCACGGCACCGTGATGCTGCTGATGTTTGCGACACCACTGTTTGCGGGCTTCACGAACGTCATCATGCCCCTGCAGATTGGCGCCCCCGACGTCGCCTTCCCGCGATTGAACGCGCTGGCCTTCTGGTTCTTCCTCTTCGGCTCCACCATTGCTGTGTCCGGCTTCATCACGCCACAGGGTGCTGCATCGTTCGGCTGGTTCGCGTATGCGCCACTGTCGAACACCACCTTTACGCCCGGCGTCGGCGGTGACCTGTGGGTCTTCGGCCTCGCACTGTCGGGCTTCGGTACCATCCTTGGTGCCGTCAACTTCATCACCACGATCATCTGCATGCGTGCCCCCGGCATGACCATGTGGCGCATGCCGATCTTCACCTGGAATGCCCTGGTGACGTCCATCCTCGTCCTTATGGCGTTCCCGCCGCTGGCCGCTGCCCTGTTCGCCCTCGGTGCGGACCGCAAATTTGGTGCCCACATTTTCGACCCCGAAAACGGCGGCGCCGTCCTCTGGCAGCACCTCTTCTGGTTCTTCGGCCACCCCGAGGTGTACATCATCGCCCTGCCGTTCTTCGGCATCGTGTCCGAGATTTTCCCGGTCTTCAGCCGGAAGCCGATCTTTGGTTACAAGGGCCTTGTGTACGCAACCATCGCAATTGCGGCGCTGTCCGTGACCGTCTGGGCACACCACATGTACGTGACCGGTTCGGTGCTCCTTCCGTTCTTCGCGTTCATGACCATGTTGATTGCGGTGCCCACCGGCGTGAAATTCTTCAACTGGATCGGTACGCTGTGGCAGGGTTCCATCACCTTCGAGACTCCGATGCTCTGGAGCATCGGCTTCCTGGTGACCTTCCTGTTTGGTGGCCTCACGGGTATTATCCTTGCGTCCCCGCCACTGGACTTCCACGTCTCGGACTCCTACTTCGTGGTGGCACACTTCCACTACGTGGTCTTCGGTACGGTTGTGTTCGCCATGTTCGCCGGCTTCTACTTCTGGTGGCCGAAGTGGACCGGCAAGATGCTGAACGAGCGTCTCGGCAAGATTCACTTCTGGCTTCTATTCCTTGGCTTCCACGGCACCTTCCTGATCCAGCACTGGCTGGGTGTTGAGGGTATGCCCCGCCGTTACGCCGACTACATGCCGCAGGACAACTTCACTTGGATGAACCAGTTCTCCACGATCTCCTCCTTCGTCCTGGGTGCATCCCTGCTGCCGTTCTTCTGGAATGTCTACATCACGTGGCGCAGCAACAAGAAGGTGGAAGTTGATGACCCTTGGGGCTTCGGAGCGTCGCTTGAATGGGCGACTTCCTGCCCGCCGCCGCGCCACAACTTCACATCGCTGCCCCGTATCCGTTCGGAGCGCCCGGCACTGGACCTGCACCACCCTGAGTTGGCCCAGGTCCACACCGCCCAGTCCCCGGACCCCGCAGCAGTGCTGCTAGGCAACGCCGACCAGAAGGACGTTCGCAAGTGA
- a CDS encoding Lrp/AsnC ligand binding domain-containing protein → MITAFVLIKTDASRIPETAEQISAIQGISEVYSVTGEWDLIAVARVSKHEDLADVIADRLSKVDSVVHTTTHIAFRAYSQHDLDAAFALGFE, encoded by the coding sequence GTGATCACCGCTTTCGTCCTGATCAAGACCGATGCTTCGCGCATTCCGGAAACCGCCGAGCAGATTTCAGCCATCCAGGGCATCAGTGAAGTCTATTCCGTCACTGGAGAATGGGACCTGATAGCTGTAGCCAGAGTGTCCAAGCATGAAGACCTCGCGGATGTCATCGCTGATCGCCTGTCGAAGGTGGATTCCGTGGTCCACACCACTACCCACATAGCCTTCCGTGCCTACTCGCAGCACGATCTCGACGCGGCCTTTGCCCTCGGATTCGAATAG
- the trpD gene encoding anthranilate phosphoribosyltransferase, translating into MTSPVSAPAASNNWPGLISALINGDDLAVGNTEWAMNTIMAGEATPAQIAGFLVALRAKGETVEELTGLVEAMLQNANPIQISGEKLDIVGTGGDRLNTVNISTMAALVAAGAGAKVVKHGNRAASSTSGSADVLEALGVRLDLSIDQVARNAEEAGITFCFAQVFHPSFRHTAVPRRELAVPTAFNFLGPMTNPAHVQASAVGVANARMAPLVAGVLARRGSRGLVFRGDDGLDELTPTGPSTVWEIRNGTVTEHVFSPAELGIEPSTVADLRGGDAAANAVVVREVLDGKTGPVRDAVLLNAAAGLVSVDMNAEGDLLERMRAAFTLAAESVDSGKAAGVLTKWIALSQSSKD; encoded by the coding sequence GTGACTTCTCCGGTATCGGCACCTGCAGCCAGCAATAACTGGCCAGGGCTCATCTCAGCACTGATCAACGGCGACGACCTTGCAGTGGGCAATACTGAGTGGGCCATGAACACGATCATGGCCGGCGAAGCCACTCCCGCGCAGATCGCTGGTTTCCTGGTTGCCCTGCGTGCCAAGGGCGAAACGGTGGAAGAACTGACCGGCCTTGTGGAGGCCATGCTTCAGAATGCCAACCCCATACAGATCTCCGGTGAAAAGCTGGACATTGTGGGAACAGGCGGGGACAGGCTGAACACCGTCAACATCTCCACCATGGCAGCCCTTGTTGCGGCCGGTGCGGGCGCGAAAGTCGTCAAGCACGGAAACCGGGCGGCGTCGTCGACGTCTGGTTCTGCTGATGTATTGGAAGCCTTGGGTGTCCGCCTGGACCTTTCGATTGACCAGGTTGCCCGGAATGCGGAGGAGGCAGGAATCACCTTCTGCTTTGCGCAGGTTTTCCATCCCTCGTTCCGTCATACTGCAGTACCCCGGCGGGAGTTGGCAGTGCCCACGGCCTTTAATTTTCTCGGCCCCATGACGAATCCTGCTCATGTTCAGGCTTCGGCAGTCGGCGTCGCCAACGCCCGGATGGCGCCACTTGTTGCGGGCGTCCTTGCCCGTCGCGGCAGCCGCGGCCTGGTGTTCCGCGGCGACGATGGGCTGGACGAATTGACACCCACGGGGCCATCCACAGTCTGGGAGATAAGGAACGGAACCGTCACAGAACACGTGTTCTCACCCGCTGAGCTCGGTATCGAACCGTCCACCGTTGCAGATCTGCGGGGCGGGGACGCAGCCGCAAATGCAGTGGTTGTACGTGAAGTCCTTGATGGCAAGACAGGTCCTGTGCGTGATGCTGTCCTCTTGAATGCTGCAGCTGGCCTGGTTTCCGTTGACATGAACGCCGAAGGCGATCTGTTGGAACGGATGCGAGCTGCCTTCACGCTGGCGGCGGAGTCCGTGGACTCAGGTAAGGCCGCTGGTGTCCTGACCAAGTGGATCGCCCTTAGCCAGAGTTCCAAAGACTAG
- a CDS encoding DUF3054 domain-containing protein: MPSSLRSWIPAAAADLVLILVFAAIGRDAHARGDIITGAFATAWPFLAGAGVAWLVARVWRAPYALWPSGICVWIGTVMIGMLLRAVTGQTVVLPFVIVALISLGVFLLGFRAILALILRASRKRHSKA, translated from the coding sequence ATGCCCTCATCGCTTAGATCCTGGATTCCTGCTGCCGCCGCCGATCTCGTGTTGATTCTTGTCTTCGCCGCGATCGGCCGCGACGCCCATGCCCGGGGAGACATCATCACAGGCGCCTTTGCCACCGCCTGGCCCTTCCTCGCTGGTGCGGGCGTTGCCTGGCTGGTCGCGAGGGTTTGGCGTGCGCCCTATGCCCTCTGGCCTTCGGGCATTTGCGTCTGGATCGGTACGGTAATGATCGGCATGCTGCTCAGGGCGGTGACTGGCCAGACGGTGGTGTTGCCCTTTGTCATCGTGGCACTTATCAGCCTGGGCGTTTTCCTGCTCGGCTTCCGCGCCATTCTCGCGTTAATTCTGCGGGCGTCACGAAAACGCCATTCCAAAGCCTGA
- a CDS encoding cytochrome bc complex cytochrome b subunit, producing the protein MSASSTAEAPFVAKTKVGRFTDFVDERVGGSGILREFGRKVFPDHWSFMFGEVALYSFVILLMSGTFLTFFFDPSMAETHYQGSYTPLYNVEMSVAYSSSLNISFDVRGGLFMRQVHHWAALLFVASLGVHMLRVFFTGAFRKPREMNWVVGGVLLILAMAAGFTGYSLPDDLLSGNGLRIIDGVIKSIPVIGTYISFFLFGGEFPGTAIIGRLYVLHILLVPALILLMIVIHLFMVVVHKHTQYPGPGRNDGNVVGYPLGPVYAAKAGGFFFIVFGVLALMAAAFTINPIWNYGPYDPSPVSAGTQPDWYIGFVDGALRLMPGVINNFHFEYIIFGHTLTLNVLLPALVPAGIIFTVLFMYPWIERWVTKDNREHHVLDRPRNAPTRTAIGVAGFTWYCVMWAAAGSDLIATHFHVSLNDVTYWLRTLFFIGPILAFIVTKRIALALQRKDREIALHGRETGRIVRLPHGEFIEVHAPLDEYKRYKLVGFESPVPLPATPNEHGVVTRQEKRRAALSKWFFEDRVAPATPAELEAAHAHGHHEAIEASEDQKSLSH; encoded by the coding sequence ATGAGCGCCTCATCAACAGCTGAAGCCCCCTTCGTAGCGAAGACCAAAGTTGGCCGTTTCACTGATTTCGTGGACGAACGTGTAGGTGGCTCCGGCATCCTGCGCGAGTTCGGACGCAAGGTCTTCCCGGACCACTGGTCATTCATGTTCGGTGAGGTGGCGCTGTATTCCTTCGTCATCCTCCTGATGTCGGGCACCTTCCTGACCTTCTTCTTCGATCCCTCGATGGCTGAAACCCACTACCAGGGTTCCTACACGCCGTTGTACAACGTCGAAATGTCCGTGGCTTACAGCTCATCACTGAACATCTCCTTCGATGTCCGCGGTGGCCTCTTCATGCGCCAGGTGCACCACTGGGCGGCGCTGCTGTTCGTGGCCTCCCTGGGTGTCCACATGCTGCGCGTCTTCTTCACCGGCGCGTTCCGCAAGCCGCGTGAAATGAACTGGGTAGTGGGCGGCGTCCTGCTGATTCTGGCCATGGCTGCCGGCTTCACTGGCTACTCCCTCCCCGATGACCTCCTTTCCGGCAACGGTCTGCGCATCATCGATGGCGTTATCAAGTCCATTCCGGTCATTGGTACCTACATCTCGTTCTTCCTCTTCGGCGGAGAATTCCCGGGCACAGCGATCATTGGTCGTCTCTATGTGCTTCATATCCTTCTGGTTCCGGCGCTGATTCTGCTCATGATCGTGATTCACCTGTTCATGGTCGTCGTGCACAAGCACACCCAGTACCCCGGCCCGGGACGTAACGACGGCAACGTCGTCGGTTACCCCCTTGGCCCGGTTTACGCAGCCAAGGCTGGCGGGTTCTTCTTCATCGTCTTCGGCGTCCTGGCCCTTATGGCAGCTGCCTTTACGATCAACCCGATCTGGAACTACGGTCCTTACGACCCCTCCCCGGTTTCCGCCGGTACCCAGCCTGACTGGTACATCGGATTTGTTGACGGCGCTCTTCGCCTCATGCCTGGCGTCATCAACAACTTCCACTTCGAATACATCATCTTCGGACACACGCTGACGCTGAACGTCCTGCTGCCGGCACTCGTGCCCGCGGGCATCATCTTCACCGTGCTGTTCATGTACCCGTGGATCGAACGCTGGGTAACCAAGGACAACCGTGAGCACCACGTCCTTGACCGTCCCCGTAACGCACCCACCCGTACCGCGATCGGTGTTGCAGGCTTCACTTGGTACTGCGTCATGTGGGCAGCGGCAGGCTCGGACCTCATCGCAACGCACTTCCACGTATCCCTGAACGATGTCACGTACTGGTTGCGCACACTGTTCTTCATCGGCCCGATCCTCGCGTTCATCGTGACCAAGCGAATCGCACTCGCTCTGCAGCGTAAGGACCGCGAGATCGCCCTCCACGGGCGTGAGACCGGCCGCATCGTACGGCTCCCCCACGGTGAGTTCATCGAGGTACACGCTCCCCTGGACGAGTACAAGCGCTACAAGCTTGTTGGATTCGAATCCCCGGTTCCGTTGCCCGCGACGCCGAACGAACACGGTGTCGTAACCCGCCAGGAAAAGCGGCGTGCAGCGCTCTCCAAGTGGTTCTTCGAAGACCGTGTTGCTCCGGCAACTCCTGCGGAACTTGAAGCAGCACACGCGCATGGCCACCACGAGGCCATCGAAGCCAGCGAGGACCAGAAGAGTCTCAGCCACTAG